One part of the Ziziphus jujuba cultivar Dongzao chromosome 2, ASM3175591v1 genome encodes these proteins:
- the LOC107418332 gene encoding cytochrome P450 736A117 — MLETLFVSAIPFLFFTIFLIKWYFFTTQPTHKNPPPSPPAFPILGNLHQLSGSYPHRKLQKLAHQYGPLMLLHFGSRPVLIVSSSDSAREIMKTHDTNFLNRPKSYIDVRLRYHGKDVTTARYGESWRQMKSLCTLQLLSNKRVRSFRTIREEEVALFVESIIKRQSLAVNLSEMFAFLSNDVICRVAFGKKYSRDETGNMVNKVLSQLKKLLGGFYVGDYIPWLAWIHCLSGVDAQVEKLNDEFNKFLDGVVEEHGNNFNIKEKKLYEDGDQDNKDFVDVLLELQRDEMAGFNLDKEHMKGLIFNMFVDGSGTSATVLEWAMAELLRHPRVMKKLQEEVMEISNGKPDITENDLDKMHYLKAVIKETVRLYPPVPLLIPRESAQDINIKGYDIAAGTMVITNAWALGRDPNLWEKPEEFVPERFLDSSIDFKGQDFQLIPFGSGRRGCPGILFAMVANELLLANLVHKFDWSLPDGAKPQDLDMTECAGSTIHRKVPLLAVATPRC, encoded by the exons atgttggaAACCTTATTCGTCTCTGCAATTCCCTTTCTCTTCTTCACAATCTTCCTCATCAAATGGTACTTTTTCACCACTCAACCAACTCACAAAAACCCACCTCCTTCACCACCAGCATTTCCAATACTTGGGAACCTTCATCAACTATCTGGTTCATACCCTCATCGTAAGCTTCAAAAGCTAGCTCACCAATATGGTCCTCTAATGCTGCTTCACTTTGGTAGCAGACCAGTACTCATAGTCTCATCATCGGACAGTGCCCGTGAGATCATGAAAACACATGACACCAACTTCTTGAACAGACCAAAATCGTATATAGATGTAAGACTTCGTTACCATGGTAAGGATGTGACTACAGCTCGTTATGGTGAATCTTGGAGGCAAATGAAAAGCCTATGCACTCTCCAACTTCTAAGTAACAAAAGGGTTCGGTCGTTTCGAACAATTAGAGAAGAAGAAGTTGCCTTGTTTGTGGAGAGTATTATCAAACGGCAGTCTTTGGCAGTGAATTTGAGTGAAATGTTTGCTTTTCTCTCTAATGATGTGATTTGTAGAGTAGCTTTCGGGAAAAAATATAGTAGAGATGAAACTGGGAACATGGTGAACAAGGTTTTGAGCCAGTTGAAGAAGTTATTGGGTGGCTTCTATGTGGGAGATTATATTCCTTGGCTTGCTTGGATTCATTGTCTTAGTGGGGTTGATGCACAGGTTGAGAAACTTAATGAcgagtttaataaatttttagatggtGTTGTTGAAGAGCATgggaataattttaatatcaaagaGAAGAAATTATATGAAGATGGTGATCAAGATAACAAAGATTTTGTGGATGTTCTTCTTGAACTTCAAAGGGATGAAATGGCTGGATTCAACCTTGATAAAGAACACATGAAAGGTCTCATTTTT aatATGTTTGTTGATGGAAGTGGTACTAGTGCCACAGTCTTAGAGTGGGCAATGGCAGAGCTTTTAAGGCATCCAAGAGTCATGaagaaattgcaagaagaagtcatGGAAATCAGCAATGGGAAACCAGACATAACTGAGAATGATTTGGATAAAATGCATTACTTAAAAGCAGTAATCAAAGAGACAGTAAGATTATATCCTCCAGTTCCATTGCTAATCCCTCGAGAATCAGCTcaagatattaatataaaagGATATGACATAGCAGCAGGGACAATGGTTATTACCAATGCTTGGGCACTTGGAAGAGACCCAAATTTGTGGGAAAAACCAGAGGAGTTTGTACCAGAGAGGTTTTTGGATTCTTCCATAGATTTCAAAGGCCAAGATTTCCAATTAATTCCATTTGGATCTGGAAGGAGAGGTTGTCCTGGAATTTTGTTTGCTATGGTAGCTAATGAGCTTTTGTTAGCAAATCTTGTGCACAAGTTTGATTGGTCACTGCCTGATGGGGCAAAACCTCAGGATTTGGACATGACCGAGTGCGCTGGCTCTACCATTCACAGAAAAGTTCCTCTTCTTGCTGTTGCAACTCCAAGATGTTGA
- the LOC107418336 gene encoding cytochrome P450 736A117: MLENLWILSSILFLFFTIFLIKWNFFNPKTHKNSPPSPPTFPILGNLHQIGLYPHRSLQKLSHQYGPLMQLHFGSRPVLIVSSSDAAREVMKTHDLILSYRPEFSVARRLLYHGKDITTAPYGEYWRQLRSICSLHLLSNKRVQSFRAVREEEVGLLVENIKRQCYSQSLPVNLSDMLAFLTNDVICRVALGKKYSRDENGKRFKELISELMKLLGGFYIGDCIPWLAWIHRVNGLDKEVDKVAQEFDKFLDGVVEEHENKFDTKGFELNEDRMDLVDVLLQIQRDDKMPGFSIDRESIKAVILNMFVGGTDTTYTVLEWAMSELLRHPRVLKKLQNEVMEINNGKPDINENNIEKMHYLKAVIKETLRLYPPIPMLVPRKSFQDININGYDIAAGTMIITNAWTLGRDPKLWEEAEEFKPERFLDSSIDFKGQDFQFIPFGAGRRGCPGTLFAMAIDEVALANLVHKFNWELPHGVKAQDLDMTECIGANIHREVPLLAVPTPRF; this comes from the exons ATGCTGGAGAATCTATGGATTCTCTCTTCAATTCTTTTCCTCTTCTTCACAATCTTCCTCATCAAATGGAATTTCTTCAATCCAAAAACCCATAAAAACTCGCCTCCATCACCACCAACCTTCCCGATACTTGGAAACCTTCACCAAATTGGCTTATACCCTCACAGATCCCTCCAAAAGCTATCTCATCAGTACGGTCCTCTCATGCAGCTTCACTTTGGAAGCAGACCAGTACTCATAGTCTCATCATCGGACGCTGCTCGCGAGGTCATGAAAACCCATGATCTAATCCTCTCATACAGGCCCGAATTCTCAGTAGCCCGTAGACTTCTCTACCATGGAAAAGACATAACCACAGCACCTTATGGTGAGTATTGGAGGCAGCTGAGAAGCATATGTTCACTCCACCTTTTGAGCAACAAAAGGGTTCAATCTTTTAGAGCCGTTAGAGAAGAAGAAGTTGGCTTGCTTGTTGAGAATATCAAACGACAGTGCTATTCACAGTCGTTGCCGGTGAATCTGAGTGATATGCTTGCTTTCCTCACCAACGACGTGATTTGCAGAGTCGCTTTAGGGAAAAAATATAGTAGAGATGAAAATGGCAAGAGATTCAAGGAGTTGATAAGCGAGTTGATGAAGCTACTGGGTGGTTTCTATATTGGAGATTGTATTCCTTGGCTTGCTTGGATTCACAGAGTCAATGGACTTGACAAAGAAGTTGACAAAGTTGCTCAAgaatttgataaatttcttgATGGTGTAGTTGAAGAGCATGAGAATAAATTTGACACAAAAGGGTTTGAATTGAATGAAGATAGAATGGATTTGGTGGATGTCCTGCTCCAAATTCAGAGGGATGATAAAATGCCTGGTTTTTCCATTGATAGAGAAAGTATCAAAGCTGTTATCTTG AATATGTTTGTTGGTGGAACTGATACTACTTACACAGTCTTAGAATGGGCAATGTCTGAGCTCTTAAGGCATCCAAGAGTTCTAAAGAAACTGCAAAACGAGGTGATGGAAATCAACAATGGAAAACCAGACATAAACGAaaacaatattgaaaaaatGCATTACTTGAAAGCGGTTATCAAAGAGACTCTTCGTTTATATCCTCCAATACCAATGCTAGTTCCTCgcaaatcatttcaagataTCAATATAAATGGCTATGACATAGCAGCAGGGACAATGATTATAACCAATGCCTGGACACTCGGAAGAGACCCGAAGCTGTGGGAAGAAGCAGAGGAGTTTAAACCAGAGAGGTTCTTGGATTCTTCAATAGATTTCAAAGGCCAAGATTTCCAATTCATACCATTTGGAGCTGGAAGAAGAGGTTGTCCTGGAACTTTGTTTGCCATGGCCATAGATGAGGTTGCTTTGGCAAATCTTGTACACAAATTCAATTGGGAATTGCCTCATGGAGTTAAAGCTCAGGATTTGGATATGACAGAGTGCATTGGTGCCAACATCCATAGAGAAGTTCCCCTTCTTGCTGTTCCAACTCCaagattttga